The following nucleotide sequence is from Firmicutes bacterium ASF500.
GGAAAAGACGGAGAAATTGTGGAGGAGCCCTTCGCGGGCAGTGGCTGACATGGAAAAAGACTTTACAGAGAGAATGGAACAGGACCGGGCCCTGATTGAGGATTATCTGTCCAAGGCCTTCGCATCGGAGCCCCGGTACGCCGACCTGCAGGAGGCGATGGAGTACTCCCTGCTGGCCGGAGGCAAGCGGGTCAGGCCGGTGCTCGCGCTGGAGACCTGCCGTCTGTGCGGCGGGGACCCGATGACGGCCCTGCCCTTCGCCTGCGCCGTGGAGATGGTTCACACCTATTCCCTGATCCACGACGACCTGCCCGCTATGGACGACGACGAGCTGCGCCGGGGCCGGCCCACGAACCACGTGGTCTACGGGGAGGCCACCGCCATTCTGGCGGGGGACGCCCTGCTCACCGCCGCCTTCTGCCACCTGACCCGGGCCCAGCTCACCGCCGGACAGGTAGCGGCGGCGGTGGCCTGCTTGGCCCAGGCCGCCGGCTCCGCCGGAATGGTGGGCGGACAGGCCCTGGATATGGCCGGGGAGGGCCGCGCGCTGGACCGGGAGGAGCTGGAGCTGCTCCAGAGCTTGAAGACGGGGGCGCTGATCTGCGCCGCCGCCGAGCTGGGCTGTATCGCCGCCGGAGGCAGCGGGGAGCAGCGCAAGCAGGTCCGCATCTATGCCCAGGCTCTGGGCCGGGCCTTCCAGGTCCGGGACGATATGCTGGATGTCACCAGTTCGGAAGCCGCCTTGGGCAAACCGGTGGGCTCCGACCAGATCAACGAGAAGAGCACCTTCGTCACCGCTCTGGGGCTGGACGGCTGCGCCAAGCTGGTGGACCGGCTCACCCAGCAGGGGGTCGAGGCGCTGGAGTCCTTCCAGGAGCCCGATTTCCATATCTGGCTGGCCAACCAGCTGGCCCGCCGGGACAAATGACCGGGATGGGGGAATTACCTTGACCACACCCAAACAATATGAGCCCGTCCTCGCCCGCCTGACCGATCAGGAGGGGGAGGTCCTGTGCGCCCAGCTGCGTCGGGAGCTGGTGGAGGATGTGTCCAAAACCGGCGGGCATCTGGGCTCCAATCTGGGGGCAGTGGAGCTGACGGTGGCCCTACACCGGGTCTTCGACACCTCGGTGGACCGGCTGGTTTTTGACGTGGGTCACCAGTGCTACCCCCACAAGATGCTCACCGGGCGGCGGGAGGCCATGTCCACCCTGCGGCAGTACGGCGGCATCGCCGGCTTCCCCAAGCCCAACGAGAGCGTCCACGACGCCTTTATCGCCGGGCACGCCTCCAACTCGGTGGCGGTGGCCCTGGGGATGGCCCGGGCCAGGACAATGCTGGAGGAGGATTACAAGGTAATCGCCCTCATCGGCGACGGCGCTCTCACCGGCGGACTGGCCTATGAGGGGCTGTCCAACGCGGGGAAGTGCGGCCAGCAGATTCTGGTGATTCTCAACGACAACGGCATGTCCATCACCCCCAATGTAGGCGGGGTGGCTGACCACCTGGCCAAACAGCGCCTCAAGCCCCAATACCTCACGTTTAAAAAGCACTACCGCCGGATTATGAACAAAACCAGGCCCGGCCGGGCGGTCTATGGGGTGACCCACCGGATCAAGCAGGCCTTGAAGCAGTCTCTGCTTCCGTGCAGTATGTTTGAGAACATGGGCTTTCGCTACCTGGGGCCGGTGAACGGCCACGACCTGCCCATGCTGACCAAAATTTTGCAGTACGCCAAGGACATGGACGAGCCGGTCCTGCTCCACGTCAAGACTGTAAAGGGAAAGGGCTTTCTTCCTGCGGAGGAAAATCCAGACGCCTTTCACGGAGTTTCTCCCTTTGATCCCCTGACGGGAAAGCCCAAAAAGGAGCCGTCGGACAACTTCTCCGCCGTTTTTGGCCGGACACTGACCCGGCTGGCCAAGAAGGACAGACGGGTGTGCGCCATCACCGCCGCTATGACGGGGGGGACGGGGCTGGAGCGCTTCGCCCAGACTTTCCCCGACCGCTTTTTCGACGTGGGAATCGCGGAGGGCTGTGCCGCCGCTATGGCTGCGGGGATGGCAAAACAGCGGGCGATTCCTGTCTTCGCGGTGTACTCCACCTTCCTCCAGCGGGCCTACGACATGCTCCTTCACGACGCGGCCATTGACAATCTCCACGTTGTGCTGGGGGTGGACCGGGCCGGGCTGGTAGGGGACGACGGCGAGACCCACCACGGCCTGTTTGACGCCGCTTTTCTGGACACCGTCCCCAACATGACGGTGCTGGCTCCCTCCAGCTTTGCCGAGCTGGAGGTCATGCTGGAGCGGGCCCTCTTTCAAATCCAGGGCCCGGTGGCCGTCCGATACCCCAGGGGGGGCGAGGGCAAATACCTGGGCACCGGCGGCGACGGACCGGCGGAGATCCTGCGGTGGGGGAGCGACATCACACTGGTGAGCTACGGCATGTCCATCAACGACGTGCTGGAGGCCGCCCAGCTCCTGGAGGGCCGGGGCGTCCAGGCGGAGGTTGTAAAGCTGAATCAGCTTACACCACTTGCGCCAGAATTGGTTGAGCTGTCCGTACGCAAGACGGGGGTCCTGCTGATGGCGGAGGAGCAGTCTGCCCGGGGTTGTGTCGGCCAGCGGCTGGCCTCCCGGCTGGAGCAGGCCGGGCTTCCGGCCAAAACGGTCCTGCTCAACTGCGGGACGGGCTTTGTGCCCCACGGAGCCGCCAATTTGCTGAAACGTGACCTGTCCCTGGACGGGGAAGGAATTTTTAAAAAAGCGCTGGAGGTGTTGGGACGTGGCGAAACAGCGCCTTGATGTTGCCCTGGTCGGGCTGGGCCTGGTGGAGAGCCGGCAAAAGGCCCAGGCCCTGATTATGGCCGGAGAGGTCTATGTCAACGGGCAGAAGCAGCTGAAAGCCGGGGCGGCGGTGGCGGAGGACGACGCCATTGAGGTCCGGGAAAAGAAACCCCTGCGCTATGTGAGCCGGGGCGGCTTGAAGCTGGAGAAGGCCATGCGGCTGTGGCCCATCCACCTGGACGGAAAGACCTGCGCTGACATCGGCGCCTCCACCGGCGGCTTCACCGACTGTATGCTTCAAAACGGGGCGAAGCTGGTGTACGCGGTGGACGTGGGCTACAACCAGCTGGACTGGCGGCTGCGCACCCACCCGCAGGTGGTGTGCATGGAGCGGACCAACGCCCGGTATCTGACCCGGGAGCACATCCCCGAGCCTCTGGATTTCTTTTCCATGGACGTGTCCTTCATCTCCCTCAGCCTGATTCTGCCCGCCCTGCGGCCGCTGATGAGGGAGAACGGCCAAGCGGTCTGTCTCATTAAGCCCCAGTTTGAGGCCGGGAAGGATAAGGTGGGCAAAAAGGGGGTCGTCCGGGACCCGGCGGTCCATCTGGAGGTGCTGGAGCGCTTTCTGGAATACGCCCCCCGGGCCGGTTACACAGTGCGGGACCTTACATTTTCTCCCATCAAGGGCCCGGAGGGGAACATCGAATATCTGGGCTGTCTCCAGGCGGGGGAGGGCCCCGCCTACGGGGGAGACCTGAGCGCTCTGGTGGAGCAGTCCCACAGCGCCTGGAAGGAGGAACAGCCATGAAGATCGTGCTCAGCGCCAACCCCTACCGGGACAAAGGGATGCGGGCGGCTCTGGAGGCCAGACGCATTCTGGAGCACGCCGGGGCCCAGACCGCTCTGTGCCTGCCCTTCCAGCCCAAGAAGGGGGACCGGCTGGACCTGCCCCGGCACGTCACGCTGTCCACCATGGAGGAGGAGCTGCCTGGGGCGGACCTGCTGGTCTGCTTTGGAGGGGACGGCACCATCCTCCACGCCGCCCGGGACGCCACCCGCTGCGGAGTGCCCATCCTGGGGGTGAACATGGGCAGTGTGGGCTTTATGGCCGAGCTGGAGCGGGGTGAGCTGCCTCTGCTGGCCCCGCTGGCCCAGGGGATGTACACCGTGGAGGACCGGATGATGCTGGATATCCAGGTGCTCCGGGGAAACAAGGTGATCCATGAGGACTCCGCCCTGAACGACGCCGTGATCTCCAAGGGTTCTATGGCCCGGGTGGCGGAGATGGAGGTGCTGGCAGACCGTGTAAAGGTAACTACCATTATAGGAGATGGCGTCATTGTAGCCACCCCCACCGGTTCCACCGCATACTCCATGTCGGCGGGAGGGCCCATTGTGGAGCCCACCTCCAGCTGTATCCTGGTCACCCCGGTCTGCGCCCATCAGCTGACGGCCCGGGCCATGGTGCTGGCTCCGGAGCGTATCGTCACAGTCCAGCTCCCCAGAGGGAACCGCAAGTATTTATACTTGTCAATTGACGGGGGAAAGGCCGTTCGGCTGACCGGAGGGGACCGGGTGGAGATCCGCCGCAGTGACCGGCCTACCCGGCTGGTCCGGCTGGCTGACCGCAGTTTTTATCAGGTGATTAACCAGAAATTGGGAGGGCTGACACAATGAAGAGTGTACGACAGAGAGCAATTTTAGACATCATACAATCCAGGGATATCGACACTCAGGAGCAGCTTCTGGAGGAGCTGCGGGCTCAGGGCTTCACCACCACTCAGGCCACCATTTCCCGGGACATCAAGGACCTGCGCCTGGTGAAGGAGCTCACCGGCACGGGCAGCTACCGCTACGCCCTGTCCGACCGGAAGTCCTCCGCCGCCTCGGACACCCGCCTGCGGAACATCTTCAAGGAGGGAGTGGTCTCGGTGGACGTGGCCCAAAACATCGTAGTGGTCCGCACCATGCCTGGACTGGCCTCCGCCGCCTGCTCCGCCCTGGACAACATGGAGATCGACGGCGTGGTGGGCACGCTGGCCGGGGATGACACCGGCATTTTGATTATGCGGGACAGCGCCTCCGCCCAGCAGTTCAACGGCGAGGTACACAAGCTCCTGCGTTGACGGGAGGAGGATACGGCTATGCTCTCATTGCTTCACATCGAAAACATCGCCATTATCGAGTCGGCGGACATCAGCTTTGACCGGGGCTTTAACGTCCTGACCGGCGAGACGGGGGCGGGTAAATCCATCGTCATCGATGCCATCAGCGCCGTCCTGGGGGAGCGGACCAGCCGGGAGCTGATCCGCACCGGGGCCAAATCGGCGCTGGTCAACGCGGTGTTCACCGGCTCTCTGCCCTTGAAGTGGCTGGAGGACAACGGCTTTTCCCAGGACGGGGAGGAGCTGATGCTCCAGCGGGAGATTCAGGGGGACGGGCGCAACGCCTGCCGGGTCAATGGCCGGCCTCTGACAGTGGCTCAGCTCCGGGAGCTGGGGCGTCAGCTCCTCAACATCCACGGCCAGCACGACGGACAGCAGCTTCTGGACCCGGACTGCCACCTGGGCTATCTGGACAGCTTCGGCAAGACGGTCCCTCTTCTGGAGAACTATCAGTCCGCCCACCGCTCACTGTCCGACCTGCGCAAGCGGATCGCCGCCCTGGAGATGGACGAGGCGGAGCGCTCCCGCCGGGTGGACACCCTGGAGTACCAGATCAAGGAGCTGGAGCGGGCCGAGCTGCGCCCCGGGGAGGATGAGGAGCTGGACGCCCGAAAGACCCTTCTGCGCAGCTCCGGCAAGCTGATGGAGGCCCTCCAGGAGGCCCAGTTTGCCCTGTCCGGCGGGGAGGACAGCCGGGGGGCCTGCGATTTAATCAGCGAGGCGGAGGGGGCTGTCCGCTCCGTCACCCGGCTGGGGCCTCAGCTGGAGGAGCTGGGGGAGAAGCTGACCAGTCTGCGCTGTGCCGCCGACGACGCGGCGGAGGTCCTGCGGGACTTTGCCGACGAGTTCGATTTCTCTCCCGACGAGCTGGACCAGCTGGAGAGCCGATTGGACGTGATTTACCGGCTGAAAAAGAAATATGGCCCCACCGTGGCCGATATGCTGGACTACCTGGAGCGGTGCAAAGGGGAGCTGGAGCAGATTCAGGACGCCGACGACACCATCCAGCGGCTGGAGAAGGAGCTGGAGAAGGCGAAAACGGAAGCGGTCAAGCGGGGCGAGGCCCTGACCAAGGCCCGGAAAAAGGCGGCGGTGAGCCTCCAGAAGCGGGTA
It contains:
- the tlyA gene encoding Hemolysin A, translating into MAKQRLDVALVGLGLVESRQKAQALIMAGEVYVNGQKQLKAGAAVAEDDAIEVREKKPLRYVSRGGLKLEKAMRLWPIHLDGKTCADIGASTGGFTDCMLQNGAKLVYAVDVGYNQLDWRLRTHPQVVCMERTNARYLTREHIPEPLDFFSMDVSFISLSLILPALRPLMRENGQAVCLIKPQFEAGKDKVGKKGVVRDPAVHLEVLERFLEYAPRAGYTVRDLTFSPIKGPEGNIEYLGCLQAGEGPAYGGDLSALVEQSHSAWKEEQP
- the dxs gene encoding 1-deoxy-D-xylulose-5-phosphate synthase, giving the protein MTTPKQYEPVLARLTDQEGEVLCAQLRRELVEDVSKTGGHLGSNLGAVELTVALHRVFDTSVDRLVFDVGHQCYPHKMLTGRREAMSTLRQYGGIAGFPKPNESVHDAFIAGHASNSVAVALGMARARTMLEEDYKVIALIGDGALTGGLAYEGLSNAGKCGQQILVILNDNGMSITPNVGGVADHLAKQRLKPQYLTFKKHYRRIMNKTRPGRAVYGVTHRIKQALKQSLLPCSMFENMGFRYLGPVNGHDLPMLTKILQYAKDMDEPVLLHVKTVKGKGFLPAEENPDAFHGVSPFDPLTGKPKKEPSDNFSAVFGRTLTRLAKKDRRVCAITAAMTGGTGLERFAQTFPDRFFDVGIAEGCAAAMAAGMAKQRAIPVFAVYSTFLQRAYDMLLHDAAIDNLHVVLGVDRAGLVGDDGETHHGLFDAAFLDTVPNMTVLAPSSFAELEVMLERALFQIQGPVAVRYPRGGEGKYLGTGGDGPAEILRWGSDITLVSYGMSINDVLEAAQLLEGRGVQAEVVKLNQLTPLAPELVELSVRKTGVLLMAEEQSARGCVGQRLASRLEQAGLPAKTVLLNCGTGFVPHGAANLLKRDLSLDGEGIFKKALEVLGRGETAP
- the recN gene encoding DNA repair protein RecN, whose translation is MLSLLHIENIAIIESADISFDRGFNVLTGETGAGKSIVIDAISAVLGERTSRELIRTGAKSALVNAVFTGSLPLKWLEDNGFSQDGEELMLQREIQGDGRNACRVNGRPLTVAQLRELGRQLLNIHGQHDGQQLLDPDCHLGYLDSFGKTVPLLENYQSAHRSLSDLRKRIAALEMDEAERSRRVDTLEYQIKELERAELRPGEDEELDARKTLLRSSGKLMEALQEAQFALSGGEDSRGACDLISEAEGAVRSVTRLGPQLEELGEKLTSLRCAADDAAEVLRDFADEFDFSPDELDQLESRLDVIYRLKKKYGPTVADMLDYLERCKGELEQIQDADDTIQRLEKELEKAKTEAVKRGEALTKARKKAAVSLQKRVQEELRQLDMPKVQFVTDFAPSPGQDGMDDTGMDQVQFLMSANLGEALKPIQKVASGGELARIMLALKNVLAEDDGIGSLVFDEVDTGVSGRAAQKVAEKMADVARRKQVLCVTHLPQIAAMADTHFSVEKGEKKGRTFTNVERLDRQGRVDELARLIGGATVTDVLRQSASELLEQADAYHKQ
- the nadK gene encoding NAD kinase; amino-acid sequence: MKIVLSANPYRDKGMRAALEARRILEHAGAQTALCLPFQPKKGDRLDLPRHVTLSTMEEELPGADLLVCFGGDGTILHAARDATRCGVPILGVNMGSVGFMAELERGELPLLAPLAQGMYTVEDRMMLDIQVLRGNKVIHEDSALNDAVISKGSMARVAEMEVLADRVKVTTIIGDGVIVATPTGSTAYSMSAGGPIVEPTSSCILVTPVCAHQLTARAMVLAPERIVTVQLPRGNRKYLYLSIDGGKAVRLTGGDRVEIRRSDRPTRLVRLADRSFYQVINQKLGGLTQ
- the argR gene encoding Arginine repressor, which translates into the protein MKSVRQRAILDIIQSRDIDTQEQLLEELRAQGFTTTQATISRDIKDLRLVKELTGTGSYRYALSDRKSSAASDTRLRNIFKEGVVSVDVAQNIVVVRTMPGLASAACSALDNMEIDGVVGTLAGDDTGILIMRDSASAQQFNGEVHKLLR
- a CDS encoding Farnesyl diphosphate synthase; this translates as MEKDFTERMEQDRALIEDYLSKAFASEPRYADLQEAMEYSLLAGGKRVRPVLALETCRLCGGDPMTALPFACAVEMVHTYSLIHDDLPAMDDDELRRGRPTNHVVYGEATAILAGDALLTAAFCHLTRAQLTAGQVAAAVACLAQAAGSAGMVGGQALDMAGEGRALDREELELLQSLKTGALICAAAELGCIAAGGSGEQRKQVRIYAQALGRAFQVRDDMLDVTSSEAALGKPVGSDQINEKSTFVTALGLDGCAKLVDRLTQQGVEALESFQEPDFHIWLANQLARRDK